CATTTTGCATGAACGcacggacatatttgctagtatatATTTATTTACCAATATATATACCGAAATATTGGTAAAGTTAGGTAAATATATATGACGTGCTATACATGCGTAATTTTGGCCAAGAAGTGGAAGATGAAGCATGTTGCTATGCCCTAGCTGGCACGTACGTACGACGTACTACTGCACCGTGGAAATCGGAAATCGCCAAACCAGACGAAGTGTGGAATTCCATGCGTGACAAGGACGTATACGCACGTCGATGGTTCCATCCATTCAGATTCAGTCATTGATGCTCGATTGCATGCCCCAGCCGCGAAGTTTGATCGCTAAGCTAAGATCCATGCATGCATATAGGAGTATGTGCATGTATGAGTCGACGTCGTCAAAGCTGGCAGCCTTGGCACGTACTTAACATGGCAGCAGGCAAGCCGGTGGAGCACACTGTAGACGAAGTCAAATTTGACCAGCTCCAACTAGAGTCTCACTTGGCTGCCTGCCAGAGCCAGTACGTTATACGTACGTATAGCTAGGCTAGGCTAGGCTGCTACGAAAATTGGTACTACGTACGATCTTTCCACGTTCCTGCTTCCTGCATGTGAACACGTAACTATAGCTCGTGATTAAGCTGTAATCCTGGAGTAGTTTATTGTTTGCGGTTGCGGTGTTCGAGGTCTATCGTCTATGGAACAGTACTACtaaacacatgcatgcatggcgaGGATTCGACACTATGTGAAAAATAGTTTGTAGCAAtggtttttttaggggcggctgatatcGGAGcaacccctacagtggcgtgctcgggctccagcacagtagccgtccctacaaatggcacagtagggacGACTGGTAATACGACCCGCTCCTACAAATGAgtcgatttataggggtggctggtatgTAGAGGCCCAGCCCAGCTCCCCGCTGATGGTTAATGCAGGAGCCATGTGAGCCATCGGATCGAACTGAAGAGCCAGGATTTCTCCCAAGCTTATATAAAATGTGGTCCAAACCCTAAACCCCGTCTACACTGCCTCACTCTCTCTTCCACCGGTCGGCCACCACTCCCCTTGCGTGCGAAAAAAGACAACATGGCAGCGGGCGGTGGTGGCTTATGCGCGGAGGCGCAAGCGGTGGGCGACCTTCATGCGCACATGGCGCAGCCGGCAAGGCGCCCGCCCTTTTGTGCACCGTGGCGGCGAACGCCCTGGCACACACGCCCCAAGCCTCCCCTCCGCGACATCAGCCCGTCGGTCCGGCCTGCGACAGGACGCCGCCGGTTCGGTCCTTGGCGGCTTGCTACCACTTCTCCTGCCGCTGGATTCGGCAACACCCGCTCTAAGCCCTGCTCCGGACGATCAAGACGACTTCTTTGCCAATTTTTTGTCCGTCTTGTTTGCATTGTCAAATCTGCCACcggatatgaaatactaaaccaaaacttgttctctaatagtggaaagaagaaaaagaaataaaaagagacccatacaaggatgaccaactcttagaactcgtcgacgacctttgcaacttcatattggaccaactcgtggaacgaattagacttgtgaattatgtctatttaatgatggattgtatatattcttgtgaattggacttgtaatggtagtttatataatgcacttgtgcttatggtcagatttgaattatatatgtatatatatgtgtgtgtatatatatatatatatgttccggtcgaatttgaattataaatttatttttttttatgaaaaaatgtactgtaggggcggttctagactgaaccgcccctacaaacaagtattataggggcggctggtactacaaccgtccctataaatcgattttgtagagacggctggtgtTCCCTACAAatcggctgataacaccagccgcctctaaaaatcaatttgtaagagcggtctgggaaccgccccctataaatacatgatttatagagatAGTATGGTAGGGACGGCTGACCGAGCCACCTCTACACAgcctcatcagccgcccctactaatCCTGTCTGTGGTAGTGCGAGTCAcgtctcattttggtccacacacacacatatatatatatatatatatatatatatatatatatatatatatatatatatatatatatatatatatatatatatatatatatatatatatatatagaacaactactctatagctggctacaaaataacttattctgtagccaccttgagttactataattactatgttaatttatgagattatagtaactccttactaagtggtttactataacgttatggtaaatattcctatgtgttatagtaacccaactatagtaaatatatattgacattatcgtaaattagtatataaaattatggtaaatggaggtggctacagaataacttattttgtagctggctactgaatagcctctccctatatatatatatatatatatatatatatatatatacacgcgtAAGACTACTGTTCCAAGAGTTGACTATATCTATCTACAATAGCGATCCACGTCCTCTACTGCACGTGTCAGCAAGCAGCTGGCCTTGCGCGCGCCACCCACCCAGATCACACGCCGATATAAGGACACCGCTTGCTTCACACACCACCCAAACGACACCAGCTAGCAGATCCACAACACACAGAGCGCTTGCCTTGATTGCTTCTCTCACGATGGTGAGAGCACTAgcggtggtggccatggtggcCACTGCTGCCTTGCTCGCCGCGTCCGCCCGCGCCGAGCAGTGCGGCACGCAGGCCGGCGGCGCGCTCTGCCCCAACTGCCTCTGCTGCAGCAAATTCGGGTGGTGCGGCACCACCTCCGACTACTGCGGCAGCGGATGCCAGAGCCAGTGCACCGGCAGCTGCGGCAGCACCCCGACCCCGACCCCAAGCACTCCCACTCCCACCCCGAGCTCCGGCGGCGGCAGCGTGGCGTCCATCATCTCCGAGTCCCTGTTCAACCAGATGCTCCTCCACCGCAACGACGCCGCGTGCCCGGCCAAAGGCTTCTACACCTACGCCGCCTTCATCGCGGCGGCCAACGCGTTCCCGGGCTTCGGCACCACGGGCGGCGCCGTCGCGCAGAAGCGCGAGCTGGCGGCGTTCCTAGCCCAAACCTCGCACGAGACGACGGGCGGGTGGGCGACGGCGCCCGACGGCGCCTACGCCTGGGGCTACTGCTTCAAGGAGGAGCAGGGCGCCGCGGCGGGGCCGGACTACTGCCAGCCCAGCACGcagtggccgtgcgccgccggcAAGAAGTACTACGGCCGGGGACCCATCCAGATCTCCTACAACTACAACTACGGCCCCGCCGGGCAGGCCATCGGCGCCGGCATCCTCGCCAACCCGGACCTGGTGGCGTCGGACCCGACGGTCTCGTTCGAGACCGCGGTGTGGTTCTGGATGACGCCGCAGTCGCCCAAGCCGTCGTGCCACGCCGTCATGACGGGGCAGTGGACGCCCTCCGGAGCTGATACCGCCGCCGGGAGGTTGCCGGGGTATGGCGTCGTCACTAACATCATTAATGGTGGCCTGGAGTGCGGCCATGGCGCCGATAGTCGCGTCGCGGACAGGATTGGGTTCTACAAGCGCTACTGCGACTTGCTTGGGGTCAGCTACGGAGACAACTTGGACTGCGCCAACCAGAGGCCCTTCAACAGCTAGATCGATGAACAAAAAACAGAGCACGCATGCAGTCTTATGAGTTATTATTACATACTATATACCATGAATTACCAACACAATAAGATCTGATGGGTTACATACTACACACAGATCTGCTACAAGGCAGATCGAGCAATGAATAAAGCAAATGGTTACTGATTgatgatagtttttttttttgaacgaacTTTCTGATTGATGATTCATGATTGATTTCGTGTTGGCACATGCATGCTTGCTGAAGTCAGTGCGTTATATATATTGCTGCGGCTAATAGGATGAGAGACAGATACTTGCTAGCTAGCCTGATATACTCATGAAAAATCCacgagagaggagaggaggagacaGATAAAAGTAAAATTAAGCTCTATATATACATGCTAGCTAGCTGCTGAATTGACAGGCACTTGTATGTGTATATGTCACCGCAATGCCAACCTTAACAAGATATTTTTATTTGGATCggatatgcatgcatgcacgcagcATGTGTAAGTGTGACGTGCAGCGCAATCCCACAGAGAAAAAGCGGCGACAAGCACGTCATGGTCAATATCGGCCCCGACCCCGCGGCGTCCGGCAGCTGAAAGTCCAGTCTTCTACGAAGTCCACGACCCTTCTTCCACGCGGCGCCTACCACAAGTGGAAACTTCGTTCTACACTCAAGCCAATGTCAGTGGGATTTCATTGGCAAATTGGGCCATGACAAAAATTACAaagcatcaaaaaataaaatttgtGAACCGCCAAGTATATCTATATTTTCTGGAGGGCCTGAAACCCCCGAGAAAATGTGTCAAGAAAGAGTTCTAAAATCTCAAAAGAAACCTTTTGCCTTGTGTTGCTTCCTTACTGCTGCACCCAAAGTCAATTGTCACTAACTGACCGATGCATTACTTCTGTATTCATTCTAGTGAATTTTACAATGCATATTTGAGACTCTAAACGAATTCAGGTGAAAAAAGTTTGAATTGGAAAGTTTTAGATCATTTCTCTAGCCgaagtcatttgaaaaattcataaatagtattaattttaaaaaataatgATTTTCCTTGGCGGTTTACAATAGCACTCAAGGAAATGGTTGTTTTACTTAGCGGTTCACAATAACACTCAAGAAAAATTGCACATTTCTTCGGAGGCCGAGTGGAACCACCAAGGTTATAAATTACCTTGGTGGTTTACTACAACCTCAAGAAAATGATTATTCCATGGCGGTTGGAATTTGGCACTCATGAAATTCTGGACCCGCAAGGAATTTTTGTTTTCTAGTAGTGAGTATAGATGAAAAGAGAGATAATGCAAGTTCCATGGGTTGAAAGGAGTTTTATGATGATGAAACTTATTTGCGTTGTTTCCAACATATATATAGGAGTCTTGAAAATTGGGATATGAAACCATCAGTGAGTTTGGCCTCATAAGCAAcctgacacacacacacacaaagagAGAGAATTTAGTGCCAGCAAGCATCATCTAGCATTATTTATATGTGTTGCTGCTACTATGCTAATTAGGACCTGTGCAGAAACTATATGGTAGTTTCTATGTCACAAGACACTGTATCTAGAAAAAACATTCTGTCCAACACAACATTTCTATGAGTGAGTCCAGATAAAATTATGTCCAATCATTCATCCTCCTCCCATGCACTTCTTTCTCTTCTCCTAATGCTCTCTCCACTCAAATGAGGCACACTCTAGCTGGGGTCTGTGTGCGCCCAGAGTGGCAAGCGACTCGGTAGCGGCCATTAGCGAGCAGATTGGTGGCATGCGAGGCCCACAGACCACTGGTGCTGGACGGTGGCGCACGAAACCTGCAGACCGCTGGCGCTAGGCGACGGTATAATAACATCCTGAAATTTTGCCATGTGTTGAAAAATCTCTAAAAGTTTGATCTTTTTAAATTTTACTATAGCTTAAATAAACATGACGTGCACCATAGGTTTTATTTTGTACCGCCAATAGGATCCACGTATAGGACCAACCCCACATGTGTGATGTTTTAATTGTCGTTGCTTATGAGTGCCGAACATATGATGGTACTCCATCCATAAAACCCTCCTTGATTTAAAACCAAACCCATCTCTAAATCTAAGAAATTCTAGGAAATAGAAAATCTTTTATTGAATTTGAAAACTCTTTTGGGCTCAAACCTTTCCTTTCGGGCCGTGGGCACAACGACCCACCTCTTCGTCCTCCCTTGTCCGCCATCACCGGTTGTTTGTCCCTACGAGATGCCCCATCACCCTGCTACCtccttccctctccctcctctTAGTGCACAACGTGGCTGGAATTCCATATTTGTGTACAACTCCATCCCTAGATAAATTCACTCCTACGACAGCCTTAAATTAAGCTTTTTATGTTTGattgaatttatagaaaaaaagtACGAATAATTGTGACACAGAATGAGCACGTTATGAAAATGGTGTCTCTAATGATACGTTGGTGTCATAAGTTTTGGCGCTCTTTTAAAAAATGTTTACCATAGAATGAACAATCTGGAGGCATTGCAAATGGGTTAGGACCTAAAACAAAATTCAAGTAACCCAGCAATCTTTGTGTCGTGAGCCTTGAACCTGCATACTACCATTGGTACTCGAGTTGCTCCACAACTTTTAGAATGGCCTGGAAGCTACATGCAACGTACGTCAAATCATGAAACGGGACCTGCAAGTGGTCTCAACAAATAGAATGCGAGTAATGTTGAATGGAAaatgatatatatacacatgtgaGCACCACTTTAACTATACCACATCTACTTGACTGCACTGAGTAATCAGCTCACTAACTGCTGGCACATCTGGATTACCCTCTGTAAAGCTTGACACCGAATGGACGAGAAGTCGGGAATTATGTATCCATTGCAGGTAGACTCATTCATACATTTCCTCACAACATTTTTTTCTCAACAGTTCTTTGATTCAGCGGCCTCCTACCTGCCACAGCAATTTCTAAGACATCTTCTGGCCTAGGCCTTCTTTTAGGAATGTTGAGATGGATAGCACAACAAAATCCCTCTCCACCATGGGCGATGGTTGTCTCATGTTTCAATAACTCCGAGAAACCAGAGTGTATATTGGAGCCATCTAATCGGCTCAATCAGCTACGGTAAATTACAAAAGTTTGTTACGGTGAAAAAGAATATATGTTAAATGAGTGTAAGATAATAGATTACTTACTATGGTCGAAAATGGGAATTGTGCCGACTATGAAGCTGGCACGAACGACATAGCTCTAGGGATAAATCCAAGTGACTGAGGAGGAAGTGGAGGACCCTGCATGACTGATCATGAACACACATATGGACAATGCAAATCAGGACATGTTGCATATTGACAAAATTAAGACAATTCTAGTCATGTGATGTACATGCATACAGATGAGGACAATACAAAGGCATATCATATCCACATATCTCAAAAGACCAACTTCACTGTAATGTATTACAATTTACTGTAAAGCACCAATGGAGAATGTAGGTTGGATGGCTCACCGAAGGCAACTCTCCTGAGGCTGACAACAACACGCGGTTTAGGGACGGGGCGTCATGCTCGGCCAGAGACAAGGGTGGCGCTAGGCGGATGGGGGGCGGGTCATGGATGGGGATGGCGTGGCTCCTGGGTCCGAGGCTAGGGACAGCGAGGCAGACGCCAGTTTTATAGCCAGAAGCAACAGTGGTACATGGGATCAATGGTGGAGAATAAATGAATTGAAGTTAGGTGGATCCAATGGTCGGAAAAAATATTGCGGGGTCAATACAAAAGTCGGCAGTGATATATGAAATTGTCACTGCCGGTTGGTGGCTTGACCCGGCAATGATATATCACTGATGGGTCTTGATATGAGCCGGCAATGATATCTATATCACTGATATTACTGTCAGATGGTGTGGTTTGAGCCGGCAGTGATAGATACCATTACTACCAGGTGAATAGCTTCGCCAGAATTTTTTGGATCCTAGGCTTATGACCCTACAATGATAAGTAATCACTGTTGGCTCTAGGACGTATGAGCGGTAGTGATTGTGTTGTATTACTCTGGTGTTAAACAACCTAAGCCGATCACTCCCTCCATGATTCATTATTACCCAGCCTCATGCCTAATAACCAGTTGTAACATCGCTTGTACGCGTGCTCCTCTCTGTTCCCAAACCGTACCTGTCAGCACACGAGGGTGGAGATCGAGGTCGTCGATCCCCTGGTGCCGCATTCCTAACCAGGCctcgttcactttgcaaaaaaagtgaacccgatgaatagtaccactttcgtcttatttggcaaatattgtccaatcgtggaccaactaggctcaaaagattcatctcgtgatttccaactaaactgtgtaattagttatttttttacctacatttaatactccatgcaagcggctaaaaattaatgtgatggagagagagtgaaaaaacttggaatttggatggcatctaaacaaggccccagtgTGACCTAAGCCATCTCCACCATTGGTAGGTTGTTTTGGCAGCCCGTCAAGGTCTGCATTTTCACAACCAAGTAGTTAAAAATGTCGGTTTAAAGATTATTATATTACCAACAAAACGAGACCCTATCGAGTGATGTCGCAGAACAACAGTTAGCACTTTACATAGTTCATTATAGTATACTTTATTTATTTCTCCTGTGACATCTGCAGGTTGGCCCTAAGGAAGCTTAATTCGCCCCTGTTTGTGTGTATGGAGTCTTCTCAAGCTTCCAAAGATTTTAATGTACTGAGCCTCACATAATCTAGTGAAATTAACATTTTATTAATTCAACTACATTGATTATACGCCTTATGAGTTATGACTCTAATTAACCTAATCTAATTTACACCTTATTATATCATGTTTTACTTTTCATATTTGAGTGTAACTTGTGTGTAACATCAGTGTAAATTGCTTTTGAATAGTCATTTTATCAAGCACAATGATCTTTACGCCGTACTATGGTTATTTACATCAGTGATGGCGCATGATTAATTGTACCACACACGTACGTCTCTCTCCCTGCCCATCATAATGTTAAGATCGATGATGAATATACTAATAATATATATGATCCTCATCCTCCCATCGTCCTATACTTACGACTACTACTGCTCGTGGGTTCCAAGAGTGGATTCCGACAGATGAAGCTAGCCAACAGAGATCCTTGC
The nucleotide sequence above comes from Miscanthus floridulus cultivar M001 chromosome 18, ASM1932011v1, whole genome shotgun sequence. Encoded proteins:
- the LOC136522675 gene encoding chitinase 1-like, with translation MVRALAVVAMVATAALLAASARAEQCGTQAGGALCPNCLCCSKFGWCGTTSDYCGSGCQSQCTGSCGSTPTPTPSTPTPTPSSGGGSVASIISESLFNQMLLHRNDAACPAKGFYTYAAFIAAANAFPGFGTTGGAVAQKRELAAFLAQTSHETTGGWATAPDGAYAWGYCFKEEQGAAAGPDYCQPSTQWPCAAGKKYYGRGPIQISYNYNYGPAGQAIGAGILANPDLVASDPTVSFETAVWFWMTPQSPKPSCHAVMTGQWTPSGADTAAGRLPGYGVVTNIINGGLECGHGADSRVADRIGFYKRYCDLLGVSYGDNLDCANQRPFNS